One region of Oryza sativa Japonica Group chromosome 10, ASM3414082v1 genomic DNA includes:
- the LOC107278634 gene encoding uncharacterized protein codes for MTSHRRRTTSPSPAQAQPLEDDDLLSEILLRLPAKPSSLPRASLVCKRWRRVVSDAVFLRRFRSHHGKPPLLGFFKVSYRNPIFIPTLDPPDRISAARFSLQLPLPGGGGGSPPVFGHFYHMFAFRHGRALIYDRSLLQITVWDPVTGDRRAVDIPEPFGRRPAYVSNWAMRCVDGHVHGGCHSSPFEVVVIGFNKYRRRLFTCVYSSDTGNWGKIDVLPEMHGDGGDQIAPAEDGGLLFLAVRDFSLNLWKHKINSDSAAAGWVLEKTIELDRLLPFEPRPDTDTPAPMNILGFAEEHNVVFLATAIGVFMVNLESAI; via the exons ATGACCAGCCACCGACGCCgcaccacctcgccgtcgccggcgcaggCGCAGCCACTGGAAGACGACGACCTCCTCTCCgagatcctcctccgcctcccggcgAAGCCGTCCTCCCTcccccgcgcctccctcgtcTGCAAGCGGTGGCGCCGCGTCGTCTCcgacgccgtcttcctccggcgCTTCCGATCCCACCACGGGAAGCCACCCCTCCTCGGCTTCTTCAAGGTCAGCTACAGAAATCCCATCTTCATCCCCACGCTGGACCCGCCGGACCGGATCTCCGCGGCGCGTTTCTCCCTGCAGCTCCCGCTccccggtggcggcggtggcagccccCCGGTTTTTGGTCACTTTTACCATATGTTCGCATTCCGCCACGGCCGCGCCCTTATCTACGACCGGAGCTTGTTGCAAATCACGGTGTGGGATCCCGTCACCGGCGACCGGCGCGCCGTTGATATCCCCGAGCCGTTCGGTCGCCGGCCGGCGTACGTCTCCAACTGGGCGATGCGATGCGTGGATGGGCATGTGCACGGCGGCTGCCACTCCAGTCCCTTTGAGGTGGTGGTAATAGGCTTCAATAAGTACCGGAGGCGGCTTTTCACTTGCGTTTACTCATCCGACACCGGCAATTGGGGCAAG ATCGATGTGCTACCAGAAATGCATGGCGATGGAGGTGACCAGATTGCACCAGCAGAGGATGGTGGGCTTCTCTTCCTTGCTGTGCGGGATTTTAGTCTCAATCTATGGAAGCATAAGATCAATAGTGACAGTGCTGCTGCTGGATGGGTGCTGGAGAAAACTATTGAACTGGACAGGCTCCTTCCTTTCGAACCAAGGCCTGATACTGATACACCGGCACCAATGAATATTCTGGGCTTTGCTGAGGAACATAATGTGGTATTTCTGGCAACAGCTATTGGTGTCTTCATGGTTAATCTGGAGTCTGCAATTTAA
- the LOC4348225 gene encoding transcription initiation factor IIF subunit alpha isoform X4 has translation MGSADLVLKAACEGCGSPSDLYGTSCKHTTLCSSCGKSMALSGARCLVCSAPITNLIREYNVRANATTDKSFSIGRFVTGLPPFSKKKSAENKWSLHKEGLQGRQIPENMREKYNRKPWILEDETGQYQYQGQMEGSQSSTATYYLLMMHGKEFHAYPAGSWYNFSKIAQYKQLTLEEAEEKMNKRKTSATGYERWMMKAATNGPAAFGSDVKKLEPTNGTEKENARPKKGKNNEEGNNSDKGEEDEEEEAARKNRLALNKKSMDDDEEGGKDLDFDLDDEIEKGDDWEHEETFTDDDEAVDIDPEERADLAPEIPAPPEIKQDDEENEEEGGLSKSGKELKKLLGKAAGLNESDADEDDEDDDEDESSPVLAPKQKDQPKDEPVDNSPAKPTPSGHARGTPPASKSKQKRKSGGGDDSKASGGAASKKAKDTKPSVAKDETPSSSKPASKATAASKTSANVSPVTEDEIRTVLLAVAPVTTQDLVSRFKSRLRGPEDKNAFAEILKKISKIQKTNGHNYVVLRDDKK, from the exons ATGGGGAGCGCCGACCTGGTGCTGAAGGCGGCGTGCGAGGGCTGCGGCTCGCCGTCGGACCTCTACGGCACGTCGTGCAAGCACACCACGCTCTGCAGCTCCTGCGGCAAATCCATGGCGCTCTCCGGCGCCCGCTGCCTCGTCTGCTCGGCCCCCATCACCAACCTCATCAGG GAATATAATGTACGGGCCAATGCCACCACAGATAAGAGCTTCTCTATTGGAAGATTTGTGACTGGTTTACCCCCTTTCTCAAAAAAGAAGAGTGCGGAAAACAAATGGTCTCTTCATAAGGAGGGGTTACAAGGTCGCCAGATTCCTGAGAATATGCGG GAAAAATACAATAGGAAGCCATGGATTTTGGAAGATGAAACTGGGCAATATCAGTATCAAGGTCAAATGGAGGGATCACAGTCATCAACAGCTACATACTATTTGTTGATGATGCATGGCAAGGAATTTCATGCATATCCTGCTGGTTCTTG GTATAACTTCAGTAAAATTGCACAGTACAAACAACTTACCCTGGAAGAGGCTGAAGAGAAGATGAATAAGAGAAAAACTAGTGCAACTGGTTATGAACGTTGGATGATGAAAGCAGCTACAAATGGGCCGGCTGCCTTTGGTTCAGACGTAAAGAAACTTGAGCCTACAAATGGcactgaaaaagaaaatgcCCGCCCcaagaaagggaaaaataatGAAGAGGGTAACAATTCTGATAAAGGCgaggaggatgaagaagaggaagctGCACGCAAAAATAGGCTTGCGCTCAACAAAAAAAGTATGGATGACGATGAGGAAGGTGGAAAGGATCTGGACTTCGATTTGGATGATGAAATTGAAAAAG GTGATGACTGGGAGCACGAAGAAACATTCACTGACGACGATGAGGCTGTGGATATAGACCCAGAGGAGCGGGCAGATTTAGCTCCTGAGATTCCCGCTCCTCCTGAAATTAAGCAG GATGATGAagagaatgaagaagagggtggTCTGAGCAAGTCTGGCAAGGAGTTGAAAAAGCTTCTTGGGAAAGCTGCTGGACTTAATGAGTCAGATGCCGATGAGGATGACGAAGATGATGAC GAGGATGAGTCATCTCCAGTGCTTGCTCCAAAACAGAAGGATCAACCCAAAGATGAACCTGTAGATAACAGCCCCGCTAAACCAACACCATCAGGACATGCTCGTGGCACACCTCCTGCATCCAAATCGAAGCAAAAGAGGAAATCAGGTGGTGGTGATGATTCAAAAGCATCTGGCGGTGCAGCTTCCAAAAAAGCAAAG GATACAAAACCATCAGTGGCCAAAGATGAGACACCATCTTCCTCAAAACCTGCATCGAAGGCCACTGCTGCATCAAAAACTAGTGCAAATGTATCTCCTGTCACAGAGGATGAAATCAGGACTGTTCTTCTTGCTGTTGCTCCTGTCACTACACAAGATTTGGTATCTAGATTTAAGTCTAGACTACGAGGTCCAGAG GACAAGAATGCTTTTGCTGAAATTCTGAAGAAAATATCGAAGATTCAGAAGACTAATGGCCACAATTATGTCGTCCTTAGAGATGACAAGAAGTGA
- the LOC4348225 gene encoding transcription initiation factor IIF subunit alpha isoform X2 codes for MGSADLVLKAACEGCGSPSDLYGTSCKHTTLCSSCGKSMALSGARCLVCSAPITNLIREYNVRANATTDKSFSIGRFVTGLPPFSKKKSAENKWSLHKEGLQGRQIPENMREKYNRKPWILEDETGQYQYQGQMEGSQSSTATYYLLMMHGKEFHAYPAGSWYNFSKIAQYKQLTLEEAEEKMNKRKTSATGYERWMMKAATNGPAAFGSDVKKLEPTNGTEKENARPKKGKNNEEGNNSDKGEEDEEEEAARKNRLALNKKSMDDDEEGGKDLDFDLDDEIEKGDDWEHEETFTDDDEAVDIDPEERADLAPEIPAPPEIKQDDEENEEEGGLSKSGKELKKLLGKAAGLNESDADEDDEDDDEDESSPVLAPKQKDQPKDEPVDNSPAKPTPSGHARGTPPASKSKQKRKSGGGDDSKASGGAASKKAKVESDTKPSVAKDETPSSSKPASKATAASKTSANVSPVTEDEIRTVLLAVAPVTTQDLVSRFKSRLRGPEDKNAFAEILKKISKIQKTNGHNYVVLRDDKK; via the exons ATGGGGAGCGCCGACCTGGTGCTGAAGGCGGCGTGCGAGGGCTGCGGCTCGCCGTCGGACCTCTACGGCACGTCGTGCAAGCACACCACGCTCTGCAGCTCCTGCGGCAAATCCATGGCGCTCTCCGGCGCCCGCTGCCTCGTCTGCTCGGCCCCCATCACCAACCTCATCAGG GAATATAATGTACGGGCCAATGCCACCACAGATAAGAGCTTCTCTATTGGAAGATTTGTGACTGGTTTACCCCCTTTCTCAAAAAAGAAGAGTGCGGAAAACAAATGGTCTCTTCATAAGGAGGGGTTACAAGGTCGCCAGATTCCTGAGAATATGCGG GAAAAATACAATAGGAAGCCATGGATTTTGGAAGATGAAACTGGGCAATATCAGTATCAAGGTCAAATGGAGGGATCACAGTCATCAACAGCTACATACTATTTGTTGATGATGCATGGCAAGGAATTTCATGCATATCCTGCTGGTTCTTG GTATAACTTCAGTAAAATTGCACAGTACAAACAACTTACCCTGGAAGAGGCTGAAGAGAAGATGAATAAGAGAAAAACTAGTGCAACTGGTTATGAACGTTGGATGATGAAAGCAGCTACAAATGGGCCGGCTGCCTTTGGTTCAGACGTAAAGAAACTTGAGCCTACAAATGGcactgaaaaagaaaatgcCCGCCCcaagaaagggaaaaataatGAAGAGGGTAACAATTCTGATAAAGGCgaggaggatgaagaagaggaagctGCACGCAAAAATAGGCTTGCGCTCAACAAAAAAAGTATGGATGACGATGAGGAAGGTGGAAAGGATCTGGACTTCGATTTGGATGATGAAATTGAAAAAG GTGATGACTGGGAGCACGAAGAAACATTCACTGACGACGATGAGGCTGTGGATATAGACCCAGAGGAGCGGGCAGATTTAGCTCCTGAGATTCCCGCTCCTCCTGAAATTAAGCAG GATGATGAagagaatgaagaagagggtggTCTGAGCAAGTCTGGCAAGGAGTTGAAAAAGCTTCTTGGGAAAGCTGCTGGACTTAATGAGTCAGATGCCGATGAGGATGACGAAGATGATGAC GAGGATGAGTCATCTCCAGTGCTTGCTCCAAAACAGAAGGATCAACCCAAAGATGAACCTGTAGATAACAGCCCCGCTAAACCAACACCATCAGGACATGCTCGTGGCACACCTCCTGCATCCAAATCGAAGCAAAAGAGGAAATCAGGTGGTGGTGATGATTCAAAAGCATCTGGCGGTGCAGCTTCCAAAAAAGCAAAGGTGGAATCT GATACAAAACCATCAGTGGCCAAAGATGAGACACCATCTTCCTCAAAACCTGCATCGAAGGCCACTGCTGCATCAAAAACTAGTGCAAATGTATCTCCTGTCACAGAGGATGAAATCAGGACTGTTCTTCTTGCTGTTGCTCCTGTCACTACACAAGATTTGGTATCTAGATTTAAGTCTAGACTACGAGGTCCAGAG GACAAGAATGCTTTTGCTGAAATTCTGAAGAAAATATCGAAGATTCAGAAGACTAATGGCCACAATTATGTCGTCCTTAGAGATGACAAGAAGTGA
- the LOC4348225 gene encoding transcription initiation factor IIF subunit alpha isoform X3 codes for MGSADLVLKAACEGCGSPSDLYGTSCKHTTLCSSCGKSMALSGARCLVCSAPITNLIREYNVRANATTDKSFSIGRFVTGLPPFSKKKSAENKWSLHKEGLQGRQIPENMREKYNRKPWILEDETGQYQYQGQMEGSQSSTATYYLLMMHGKEFHAYPAGSWYNFSKIAQYKQLTLEEAEEKMNKRKTSATGYERWMMKAATNGPAAFGSDVKKLEPTNGTEKENARPKKGKNNEEGNNSDKGEEDEEEEAARKNRLALNKKSMDDDEEGGKDLDFDLDDEIEKGDDWEHEETFTDDDEAVDIDPEERADLAPEIPAPPEIKQDDEENEEEGGLSKSGKELKKLLGKAAGLNESDADEDDEDDDQEDESSPVLAPKQKDQPKDEPVDNSPAKPTPSGHARGTPPASKSKQKRKSGGGDDSKASGGAASKKAKDTKPSVAKDETPSSSKPASKATAASKTSANVSPVTEDEIRTVLLAVAPVTTQDLVSRFKSRLRGPEDKNAFAEILKKISKIQKTNGHNYVVLRDDKK; via the exons ATGGGGAGCGCCGACCTGGTGCTGAAGGCGGCGTGCGAGGGCTGCGGCTCGCCGTCGGACCTCTACGGCACGTCGTGCAAGCACACCACGCTCTGCAGCTCCTGCGGCAAATCCATGGCGCTCTCCGGCGCCCGCTGCCTCGTCTGCTCGGCCCCCATCACCAACCTCATCAGG GAATATAATGTACGGGCCAATGCCACCACAGATAAGAGCTTCTCTATTGGAAGATTTGTGACTGGTTTACCCCCTTTCTCAAAAAAGAAGAGTGCGGAAAACAAATGGTCTCTTCATAAGGAGGGGTTACAAGGTCGCCAGATTCCTGAGAATATGCGG GAAAAATACAATAGGAAGCCATGGATTTTGGAAGATGAAACTGGGCAATATCAGTATCAAGGTCAAATGGAGGGATCACAGTCATCAACAGCTACATACTATTTGTTGATGATGCATGGCAAGGAATTTCATGCATATCCTGCTGGTTCTTG GTATAACTTCAGTAAAATTGCACAGTACAAACAACTTACCCTGGAAGAGGCTGAAGAGAAGATGAATAAGAGAAAAACTAGTGCAACTGGTTATGAACGTTGGATGATGAAAGCAGCTACAAATGGGCCGGCTGCCTTTGGTTCAGACGTAAAGAAACTTGAGCCTACAAATGGcactgaaaaagaaaatgcCCGCCCcaagaaagggaaaaataatGAAGAGGGTAACAATTCTGATAAAGGCgaggaggatgaagaagaggaagctGCACGCAAAAATAGGCTTGCGCTCAACAAAAAAAGTATGGATGACGATGAGGAAGGTGGAAAGGATCTGGACTTCGATTTGGATGATGAAATTGAAAAAG GTGATGACTGGGAGCACGAAGAAACATTCACTGACGACGATGAGGCTGTGGATATAGACCCAGAGGAGCGGGCAGATTTAGCTCCTGAGATTCCCGCTCCTCCTGAAATTAAGCAG GATGATGAagagaatgaagaagagggtggTCTGAGCAAGTCTGGCAAGGAGTTGAAAAAGCTTCTTGGGAAAGCTGCTGGACTTAATGAGTCAGATGCCGATGAGGATGACGAAGATGATGAC CAGGAGGATGAGTCATCTCCAGTGCTTGCTCCAAAACAGAAGGATCAACCCAAAGATGAACCTGTAGATAACAGCCCCGCTAAACCAACACCATCAGGACATGCTCGTGGCACACCTCCTGCATCCAAATCGAAGCAAAAGAGGAAATCAGGTGGTGGTGATGATTCAAAAGCATCTGGCGGTGCAGCTTCCAAAAAAGCAAAG GATACAAAACCATCAGTGGCCAAAGATGAGACACCATCTTCCTCAAAACCTGCATCGAAGGCCACTGCTGCATCAAAAACTAGTGCAAATGTATCTCCTGTCACAGAGGATGAAATCAGGACTGTTCTTCTTGCTGTTGCTCCTGTCACTACACAAGATTTGGTATCTAGATTTAAGTCTAGACTACGAGGTCCAGAG GACAAGAATGCTTTTGCTGAAATTCTGAAGAAAATATCGAAGATTCAGAAGACTAATGGCCACAATTATGTCGTCCTTAGAGATGACAAGAAGTGA
- the LOC4348225 gene encoding transcription initiation factor IIF subunit alpha isoform X1: MGSADLVLKAACEGCGSPSDLYGTSCKHTTLCSSCGKSMALSGARCLVCSAPITNLIREYNVRANATTDKSFSIGRFVTGLPPFSKKKSAENKWSLHKEGLQGRQIPENMREKYNRKPWILEDETGQYQYQGQMEGSQSSTATYYLLMMHGKEFHAYPAGSWYNFSKIAQYKQLTLEEAEEKMNKRKTSATGYERWMMKAATNGPAAFGSDVKKLEPTNGTEKENARPKKGKNNEEGNNSDKGEEDEEEEAARKNRLALNKKSMDDDEEGGKDLDFDLDDEIEKGDDWEHEETFTDDDEAVDIDPEERADLAPEIPAPPEIKQDDEENEEEGGLSKSGKELKKLLGKAAGLNESDADEDDEDDDQEDESSPVLAPKQKDQPKDEPVDNSPAKPTPSGHARGTPPASKSKQKRKSGGGDDSKASGGAASKKAKVESDTKPSVAKDETPSSSKPASKATAASKTSANVSPVTEDEIRTVLLAVAPVTTQDLVSRFKSRLRGPEDKNAFAEILKKISKIQKTNGHNYVVLRDDKK; encoded by the exons ATGGGGAGCGCCGACCTGGTGCTGAAGGCGGCGTGCGAGGGCTGCGGCTCGCCGTCGGACCTCTACGGCACGTCGTGCAAGCACACCACGCTCTGCAGCTCCTGCGGCAAATCCATGGCGCTCTCCGGCGCCCGCTGCCTCGTCTGCTCGGCCCCCATCACCAACCTCATCAGG GAATATAATGTACGGGCCAATGCCACCACAGATAAGAGCTTCTCTATTGGAAGATTTGTGACTGGTTTACCCCCTTTCTCAAAAAAGAAGAGTGCGGAAAACAAATGGTCTCTTCATAAGGAGGGGTTACAAGGTCGCCAGATTCCTGAGAATATGCGG GAAAAATACAATAGGAAGCCATGGATTTTGGAAGATGAAACTGGGCAATATCAGTATCAAGGTCAAATGGAGGGATCACAGTCATCAACAGCTACATACTATTTGTTGATGATGCATGGCAAGGAATTTCATGCATATCCTGCTGGTTCTTG GTATAACTTCAGTAAAATTGCACAGTACAAACAACTTACCCTGGAAGAGGCTGAAGAGAAGATGAATAAGAGAAAAACTAGTGCAACTGGTTATGAACGTTGGATGATGAAAGCAGCTACAAATGGGCCGGCTGCCTTTGGTTCAGACGTAAAGAAACTTGAGCCTACAAATGGcactgaaaaagaaaatgcCCGCCCcaagaaagggaaaaataatGAAGAGGGTAACAATTCTGATAAAGGCgaggaggatgaagaagaggaagctGCACGCAAAAATAGGCTTGCGCTCAACAAAAAAAGTATGGATGACGATGAGGAAGGTGGAAAGGATCTGGACTTCGATTTGGATGATGAAATTGAAAAAG GTGATGACTGGGAGCACGAAGAAACATTCACTGACGACGATGAGGCTGTGGATATAGACCCAGAGGAGCGGGCAGATTTAGCTCCTGAGATTCCCGCTCCTCCTGAAATTAAGCAG GATGATGAagagaatgaagaagagggtggTCTGAGCAAGTCTGGCAAGGAGTTGAAAAAGCTTCTTGGGAAAGCTGCTGGACTTAATGAGTCAGATGCCGATGAGGATGACGAAGATGATGAC CAGGAGGATGAGTCATCTCCAGTGCTTGCTCCAAAACAGAAGGATCAACCCAAAGATGAACCTGTAGATAACAGCCCCGCTAAACCAACACCATCAGGACATGCTCGTGGCACACCTCCTGCATCCAAATCGAAGCAAAAGAGGAAATCAGGTGGTGGTGATGATTCAAAAGCATCTGGCGGTGCAGCTTCCAAAAAAGCAAAGGTGGAATCT GATACAAAACCATCAGTGGCCAAAGATGAGACACCATCTTCCTCAAAACCTGCATCGAAGGCCACTGCTGCATCAAAAACTAGTGCAAATGTATCTCCTGTCACAGAGGATGAAATCAGGACTGTTCTTCTTGCTGTTGCTCCTGTCACTACACAAGATTTGGTATCTAGATTTAAGTCTAGACTACGAGGTCCAGAG GACAAGAATGCTTTTGCTGAAATTCTGAAGAAAATATCGAAGATTCAGAAGACTAATGGCCACAATTATGTCGTCCTTAGAGATGACAAGAAGTGA